A genomic segment from Clostridium perfringens encodes:
- a CDS encoding coiled-coil domain-containing protein — MDRESLQLKVDDLKYKFQKNGAITYYLISGVIVIILIFFLSSNALFNREANLISSDLNKPFLVDSINVDVTNREYNPENHLIQFNLKIDNLDINTDSNLSVELREKNNPNEIIPTKLVKVSDQDYIIYATLPEKKWSAVSLTFINKNNKTNEIKKVKFYSDSRDISIDNNLKEQNKEGLTIELVNEEIEKVKKEIKDNDIKIENKNKEIDNANSKITSLEKDKEYQTETEIATTDSTITSLKGQVDSLNKDVEKIKKDNKELNDKIDKLNKKKEDLEKMVK, encoded by the coding sequence ATGGATAGAGAAAGTTTGCAGTTAAAAGTAGATGATTTAAAATATAAATTTCAAAAGAATGGTGCAATAACATATTACTTAATAAGTGGAGTTATTGTAATAATATTGATATTTTTCTTGTCTTCTAATGCTTTATTTAATAGAGAAGCTAATCTGATTAGTAGTGATTTAAATAAACCTTTTTTAGTAGATAGTATAAATGTAGATGTAACAAATAGAGAGTATAACCCTGAAAATCATTTAATACAATTTAACTTAAAAATAGACAATTTAGATATTAATACAGATTCAAATTTGTCTGTAGAGCTTAGAGAAAAGAATAATCCAAATGAAATAATACCTACTAAATTAGTTAAAGTTTCAGATCAAGATTATATTATATATGCAACATTACCAGAGAAAAAATGGAGTGCAGTTTCATTAACTTTTATAAATAAAAACAATAAAACAAATGAAATTAAAAAGGTGAAATTTTATTCTGATTCAAGAGATATTTCTATTGATAATAACTTAAAAGAACAAAATAAAGAAGGATTAACAATAGAATTAGTTAATGAAGAAATAGAAAAAGTTAAAAAAGAAATAAAAGATAATGATATAAAAATTGAAAATAAAAACAAAGAAATAGATAATGCAAATTCAAAAATAACTTCACTAGAAAAGGATAAAGAATATCAAACAGAAACAGAAATTGCAACTACTGATTCAACAATAACAAGTTTAAAAGGACAAGTTGATTCATTAAATAAAGACGTAGAAAAAATTAAAAAAGATAATAAAGAGCTTAATGATAAAATAGATAAACTTAATAAAAAGAAAGAAGATTTAGAGAAAATGGTTAAATAA
- the mobP2 gene encoding MobP2 family relaxase, with amino-acid sequence MVGVINKVKFIRNGSSKFKNFIDYIDRSEATRKKNFDKYSAYNNYMGNPEKIGSLFTKDKHSLTEKEVKKLKKDFDKAQLNGSNMWQEVFSFDNEFLEANGLYDSENGALDEEKIQEATRRAMEELSKREGFKDLTWSASLHYNTDNIHVHIASVEINPSRERGKFKPRTLYNMKSSFVNSLLDKQKDLDKINLLIRDNLIQGKKEMSFKEDIEMRKMVKEIVKKLPSDKRQWHYNYNSMQEVRPLIDNLTKYYIETYKKDEFKELVDRLEKEDKFYKEVYGKRKVETTTYKDNKIQDLYTRMGNTILKEIKEYVKEEDLKSQKKFENLQEKWEINRNIIITKQSISMMKKSLNDDINSMKNQREYEKLQNSIEYDM; translated from the coding sequence ATGGTTGGTGTAATAAATAAAGTTAAATTTATTAGAAATGGAAGCAGTAAATTTAAGAACTTTATTGACTATATAGATAGAAGTGAAGCAACTAGAAAAAAGAATTTTGATAAATATTCAGCGTATAACAACTATATGGGTAATCCTGAAAAAATAGGTTCTTTATTTACTAAAGACAAACATTCTTTAACTGAAAAGGAAGTTAAAAAGCTAAAAAAAGATTTTGATAAAGCTCAATTGAATGGTAGTAATATGTGGCAAGAAGTTTTTAGTTTTGATAATGAATTCTTAGAAGCAAATGGATTATATGATTCTGAAAATGGAGCATTGGATGAAGAAAAAATACAAGAAGCAACTAGAAGAGCTATGGAAGAATTAAGTAAAAGAGAAGGATTTAAAGATCTAACATGGTCAGCAAGTCTACACTACAATACAGATAATATTCATGTTCATATTGCTAGTGTTGAAATAAATCCTAGTAGAGAAAGAGGAAAATTTAAACCTAGAACTTTATATAATATGAAAAGTTCTTTTGTTAATTCTTTGTTAGATAAGCAGAAAGATTTAGATAAAATAAATTTACTTATAAGAGATAATTTGATTCAAGGAAAGAAGGAAATGAGTTTTAAAGAAGATATTGAAATGCGAAAAATGGTTAAAGAAATAGTTAAAAAACTTCCTTCAGATAAACGCCAATGGCATTATAATTATAATTCTATGCAAGAAGTAAGACCATTAATTGATAACTTAACTAAATACTATATAGAAACATATAAAAAAGATGAATTTAAAGAATTAGTTGATAGATTAGAAAAGGAAGACAAGTTTTATAAGGAGGTTTATGGCAAAAGAAAAGTAGAAACTACAACGTATAAAGACAATAAAATTCAAGACCTATATACAAGAATGGGAAACACTATTCTTAAAGAAATTAAAGAATATGTAAAAGAAGAAGACTTAAAAAGTCAAAAAAAGTTTGAAAATTTACAGGAAAAATGGGAAATAAATAGAAATATTATAATAACTAAACAAAGTATTTCTATGATGAAAAAAAGTTTAAATGATGATATTAATAGCATGAAAAACCAAAGAGAATATGAAAAATTACAAAATTCTATTGAATATGATATGTAA
- a CDS encoding ImmA/IrrE family metallo-endopeptidase has translation MAFKKKSNEERKKEVDFLVEQANKKIDKVFNSPEDIKEYLSFMSKFYNYSFKNSILIEEQFRGARAVGSFAFWKEKGYVVNKGEKGIKILVPTKLGDRFEAEDGTIKLVSKATEREKVLIKEKKLEFIPGKTLFKQGYVFDVSQTNVPLEEIPKLFPNRWLEGTVENYKGFFNSLENLADKIGIKIIEPKSELGQVKGISYTFTNEVALNPRNSELQNIKTLIHELAHAKLHTSETFSNYTQAEKEFQAEMVAFSVSSYFNIDTEEYSLRYLKSWTKDRDFKDKEKLLKEVKETTKEFIETIESSLLNIKEKEILIEDEAVKEFLGKDKVKINELSKKELEELIEKNNSYTWFKIDENKEIDSKNFTGKNHVMVVKEDDSYRDIYVGKTYNLENLIYVDDNKNLYRLKKELEVEKTNNSFFYKKNESEVLSMEYEKDINLSSDKFISDENRELNEKGVFKEPYITVDFCEENFFKKGEVIDLKEANERFKEAELKVRELKREAEQRDEYYPYAKTKLKLHYAPEKVIPLHFDIGDGYVNDLKELINKELKSARYEDLRNSIDNTLDNKEKAFKKEVEPFYDINKLKEIPIGDIADKLGIDTVKRGNKLWCNLRGEKTASCCINIDKNYFYDFGGQPEGGDGIKFVSKAEGISAKDSIYRLADMFGIEPENNIDNSFKPSFHISNSDYKEIGIEPNRAMLNVDINLERQSLAEVMELEKSCAKTMNELANDDKSTFLNILNFKSMPIVYNNAKTYYSCIERINEYVKEYNSPIDGFNSLEVLLYKDFTKSLEEKLNKQIDILYRAGINERIGFDLSEEKVNLKKDLDDLFSASLSNGVEVYYNSNPDELKVIKSIEEFRDYAIDILVPELSGFEVSEEEITKMEKEVKSWTYTDLLEFCEGNDIEIVPLKKEKTIEIEKPVKEVRIKNKPMEL, from the coding sequence ATGGCTTTTAAAAAGAAAAGTAATGAGGAAAGGAAAAAAGAAGTAGATTTTCTCGTAGAACAAGCAAATAAAAAAATAGATAAGGTTTTTAATTCACCTGAAGATATAAAAGAATATCTTTCTTTTATGTCTAAGTTTTACAATTATTCTTTTAAGAATTCAATACTTATAGAAGAACAGTTTAGAGGAGCTAGAGCAGTAGGGAGTTTTGCATTTTGGAAAGAGAAAGGGTATGTGGTTAATAAAGGAGAAAAGGGAATAAAAATTTTAGTACCAACAAAATTAGGTGACAGATTTGAAGCAGAAGATGGAACAATTAAACTTGTAAGTAAAGCAACTGAAAGAGAGAAAGTCTTAATAAAGGAAAAGAAATTAGAGTTTATTCCCGGAAAAACTTTATTTAAACAAGGATATGTTTTTGATGTAAGTCAAACTAATGTACCTTTAGAAGAAATACCTAAATTGTTTCCGAATAGATGGTTAGAAGGAACAGTTGAGAATTATAAAGGCTTTTTTAATTCTTTAGAAAATTTAGCAGATAAAATTGGAATTAAGATTATTGAGCCTAAAAGTGAATTAGGTCAAGTAAAAGGAATAAGTTATACATTTACTAATGAAGTAGCATTAAATCCTAGAAATTCAGAGCTACAAAATATAAAAACATTAATCCATGAGTTAGCTCATGCTAAATTGCATACAAGTGAAACTTTCTCAAATTATACTCAGGCTGAAAAAGAGTTTCAAGCAGAAATGGTCGCTTTTTCAGTAAGTAGTTATTTTAATATAGATACTGAAGAATATTCTCTTAGATATTTAAAATCTTGGACTAAGGATAGAGATTTTAAAGATAAAGAAAAACTTTTGAAAGAAGTAAAAGAAACTACAAAAGAGTTTATAGAAACTATTGAAAGTTCTCTTTTAAATATAAAAGAGAAAGAAATATTAATTGAAGATGAAGCAGTAAAAGAGTTTTTAGGTAAAGATAAAGTGAAAATAAATGAATTAAGTAAAAAAGAATTGGAGGAACTAATAGAGAAAAACAATTCTTATACTTGGTTTAAAATTGATGAAAATAAAGAAATAGATTCTAAAAATTTTACTGGTAAAAATCATGTTATGGTAGTAAAAGAAGATGATTCATATAGAGATATTTACGTAGGAAAAACTTATAATTTAGAAAATTTAATATATGTTGATGATAATAAAAATTTATATAGACTTAAAAAAGAGTTAGAAGTTGAAAAGACTAATAACTCTTTTTTTTATAAAAAAAATGAGAGTGAGGTTTTAAGTATGGAATATGAAAAAGATATAAATTTATCTTCAGATAAATTTATAAGTGATGAAAACAGAGAGTTGAATGAGAAAGGAGTATTTAAAGAGCCATATATAACAGTTGATTTTTGCGAAGAGAATTTTTTTAAAAAAGGTGAAGTAATTGACCTTAAAGAAGCAAATGAAAGATTTAAGGAAGCAGAGTTAAAAGTTAGAGAATTAAAAAGAGAAGCAGAGCAAAGGGATGAGTATTATCCATATGCTAAAACTAAATTAAAACTACACTATGCACCAGAGAAAGTAATACCTTTACATTTTGATATAGGAGATGGATATGTAAATGATCTGAAAGAATTGATTAATAAAGAGCTAAAATCGGCTCGATATGAAGATTTACGTAATAGTATAGATAATACATTGGATAACAAAGAAAAAGCGTTTAAAAAGGAAGTAGAGCCTTTTTATGATATAAATAAATTAAAAGAGATTCCAATAGGAGATATTGCTGATAAACTTGGAATAGATACAGTTAAAAGAGGTAATAAACTATGGTGCAATTTAAGAGGAGAAAAAACAGCTTCTTGTTGTATAAATATAGATAAAAATTACTTTTATGATTTTGGAGGACAACCTGAAGGTGGAGATGGAATTAAGTTTGTATCTAAAGCAGAAGGTATAAGTGCTAAGGATTCTATATATAGGTTAGCAGATATGTTTGGAATTGAACCTGAAAATAACATTGATAATAGTTTTAAGCCTAGTTTTCATATATCAAATTCTGACTATAAAGAAATAGGAATAGAACCTAATAGAGCTATGTTAAATGTTGATATTAATTTAGAAAGACAAAGTTTAGCAGAAGTAATGGAATTAGAAAAATCATGTGCAAAGACTATGAATGAACTTGCTAATGATGATAAAAGTACATTTTTAAACATATTGAACTTTAAATCAATGCCAATAGTATATAACAATGCAAAAACTTATTACAGTTGTATAGAGAGAATAAATGAATATGTAAAGGAATATAATTCACCTATTGATGGATTTAATTCATTAGAAGTTTTATTATATAAAGATTTTACAAAGAGTTTAGAGGAAAAATTAAATAAACAAATAGATATTTTATATAGAGCTGGTATCAATGAAAGGATTGGATTTGATTTAAGTGAAGAAAAAGTAAACTTAAAGAAAGATTTAGATGATTTATTTTCAGCTTCGCTATCTAATGGGGTTGAGGTTTACTATAATTCTAATCCTGATGAATTAAAAGTTATAAAATCTATAGAAGAATTTAGAGATTATGCTATTGATATATTAGTACCTGAATTAAGTGGTTTTGAAGTTTCTGAAGAAGAAATAACTAAAATGGAAAAGGAAGTTAAAAGTTGGACATATACAGATCTTTTAGAATTTTGTGAGGGCAATGATATAGAAATTGTGCCTTTAAAAAAAGAAAAAACTATTGAAATTGAAAAGCCTGTAAAAGAAGTTAGAATAAAAAATAAACCTATGGAACTATAA
- a CDS encoding recombinase family protein has product MVDYDVNERFILSNKYRGKTLDRDGLNELLIIIRSEATLVVKEIDRLGENRKETKELKLFL; this is encoded by the coding sequence TTGGTCGATTATGATGTAAATGAAAGATTTATTCTTTCTAATAAATATAGAGGTAAAACCTTAGATAGAGATGGATTAAATGAGCTTTTAATTATAATCAGATCTGAAGCCACTTTAGTAGTAAAAGAAATAGATAGATTAGGTGAAAATCGAAAAGAAACTAAAGAGCTTAAACTATTTTTGTAA
- a CDS encoding TolB family protein, whose amino-acid sequence MKLNLKKSLLLVIIILGVLVTQIKFKYKEYNLPNNIRVLHADDNNLYVQKKEDNNIYIYDLDKGNLNKYKKPIYGEKIINMVFSDDWIVWIEESNLEYKILYENIDTGNISEINNMTPSYIPTISIDNDYLVYSRLNESNFELVLLNLMDKDLVILETLNSESNEKISIPSISENLIVWSKSNGNYSNLSSNIYMYDISKDSKILLSENNSIIKPQIKNNIIIATNIKDNSDFTESYLTKYDLKNSKWNEFISNKSKVYNDVKNLSVDDPLIGENYISWWDNYSNKLILYDIKKEKTITLKKEKPNEIKQIYFLKDNIIVYRIENDNGSEHKCIKIK is encoded by the coding sequence ATGAAATTAAATCTAAAAAAAAGTCTTTTGCTAGTAATTATAATTTTGGGTGTGTTAGTAACTCAAATAAAATTTAAATATAAAGAATATAATTTGCCTAATAATATTAGAGTATTACATGCAGATGATAATAATTTATATGTACAAAAAAAAGAAGATAATAATATATATATATATGATTTAGATAAAGGCAATCTAAATAAATATAAAAAACCTATTTATGGTGAAAAAATAATAAATATGGTTTTTTCTGATGATTGGATTGTTTGGATTGAAGAAAGTAATTTGGAATATAAAATATTATATGAGAATATTGATACTGGAAATATTAGTGAAATAAATAATATGACTCCAAGTTATATTCCTACAATAAGCATTGATAATGATTATTTAGTATATTCAAGGTTAAATGAAAGTAATTTTGAATTAGTGTTATTAAATTTGATGGATAAAGATTTAGTTATATTAGAAACTTTAAATAGTGAAAGCAATGAAAAAATTTCTATTCCTTCTATTAGTGAAAATTTAATTGTATGGTCTAAAAGCAATGGTAATTATTCAAACTTATCTAGTAATATATATATGTATGATATAAGCAAAGATAGTAAAATTTTATTGTCAGAAAATAATTCAATAATAAAGCCACAAATTAAAAATAATATTATTATAGCAACTAACATAAAAGATAATAGTGATTTTACAGAAAGTTATTTAACAAAATATGATTTGAAAAATTCAAAATGGAATGAATTCATAAGTAATAAAAGTAAAGTTTATAATGATGTGAAGAATTTATCAGTAGATGATCCATTAATAGGGGAAAATTATATTTCTTGGTGGGATAATTATTCTAATAAACTTATTTTATATGATATAAAAAAAGAAAAAACAATAACTTTAAAAAAAGAGAAGCCTAACGAAATTAAGCAAATATACTTTTTAAAAGATAATATTATTGTATATAGGATTGAAAATGATAATGGTAGTGAGCATAAATGTATTAAAATTAAATAA
- a CDS encoding C39 family peptidase, with translation MKKKLVLAAVALISVLNISQVNVKANSVIDTTDTTEHVVGELSIEDELANEEKYNLAKEYVENKRQLYGYNSSKVLYFPYERQTAGNWCGPAAAYNAIIGANPSYKGKISQNSLAMTLKTGVPGDKGTDFPGEWKRTMNNYLGANNYEISKGSSYSYSDWRNRVKNSVIWTVDKGYAVIADTKQSPYGTKLHPNYNYIDDRGPGGKPTYHYIAITGYDDTPGNDRMLYSDSHQDFNGRYWTYTTNVAKVTHGHGIVW, from the coding sequence ATGAAAAAAAAATTAGTGTTAGCTGCTGTTGCTTTAATAAGTGTATTAAATATATCACAAGTTAATGTAAAAGCGAATAGTGTTATAGATACAACGGATACAACAGAGCATGTTGTTGGTGAGTTATCTATAGAAGATGAATTAGCTAATGAAGAAAAGTATAATTTAGCTAAAGAATATGTTGAAAATAAAAGGCAGTTATACGGATATAACTCATCGAAAGTTTTATATTTTCCATATGAAAGGCAAACTGCTGGAAATTGGTGTGGACCTGCAGCTGCTTATAATGCAATTATAGGGGCTAATCCATCATACAAAGGGAAAATAAGCCAAAATAGTTTGGCGATGACACTAAAAACTGGAGTACCTGGAGATAAGGGTACAGATTTTCCAGGAGAGTGGAAAAGAACAATGAATAACTATTTAGGTGCTAATAATTATGAAATTAGTAAAGGAAGTAGTTATTCTTATTCAGACTGGAGAAATAGAGTGAAAAATTCTGTTATATGGACTGTAGATAAAGGCTATGCTGTAATAGCTGATACAAAACAAAGCCCATATGGGACAAAATTACATCCTAATTATAATTATATAGATGATAGAGGTCCTGGAGGAAAGCCAACATATCATTATATAGCAATTACTGGCTATGATGATACTCCTGGAAATGATAGAATGCTATATAGTGACTCGCATCAAGATTTCAACGGAAGATATTGGACTTATACAACTAATGTTGCAAAAGTTACACATGGACATGGAATAGTATGGTAA
- a CDS encoding type II toxin-antitoxin system HicB family antitoxin has translation MKKKDTYIFPAIVTTESDGITITFPDLEGCITCAYSDDEIMKVSKEALGLHLYGLETDEEIEGKELIPVPSKLNDLKLEKNQATTLVEVYMPVIRQVLDNKAVKKTVTIPNWLDVQAKKYEINFSQLLQESIRNLLQL, from the coding sequence ATGAAGAAAAAAGATACTTATATCTTTCCAGCTATAGTTACAACAGAAAGTGATGGTATAACAATAACTTTTCCCGATTTAGAAGGGTGTATAACTTGTGCTTATAGTGATGATGAAATTATGAAAGTATCAAAGGAAGCTTTGGGGCTACACTTATACGGTTTAGAAACAGATGAAGAAATTGAAGGAAAAGAATTAATTCCAGTTCCATCAAAGTTGAATGATCTAAAACTTGAAAAAAATCAAGCAACTACATTAGTTGAAGTTTATATGCCAGTTATTAGACAGGTGTTAGATAATAAAGCTGTTAAAAAGACTGTAACTATACCTAATTGGTTAGATGTTCAAGCTAAAAAATATGAAATAAATTTTTCACAGTTATTGCAAGAATCAATTAGAAATTTACTTCAGTTATAA
- a CDS encoding type II toxin-antitoxin system HicA family toxin, whose product MKSYSSREIVKIITKDGWYEVNCVGDHHQYKHPTKKGRLTIPHPKKDLPIGTVRSIFKQAGIKIL is encoded by the coding sequence ATGAAATCTTATTCTTCAAGAGAAATAGTGAAAATCATTACTAAGGATGGTTGGTATGAAGTTAATTGTGTTGGTGACCATCACCAATATAAACATCCTACTAAGAAGGGGAGATTAACAATTCCACATCCTAAGAAGGATTTACCAATAGGTACTGTAAGAAGTATCTTTAAACAAGCTGGAATTAAGATTTTATAA
- a CDS encoding JAB domain-containing protein, with product MKKIDVVKVYVKKEQSLQIEKDIIKKPEQVFEVVKNFLGEVDREYLIVIVLDVKNKINSISVASVGTLNSSIVHPREVFKTAILANGASIILAHNHPSGDTSPSKDDINITTRIKECGVLMGIELLDHVILGDEKFISLKNEGII from the coding sequence ATGAAAAAAATTGATGTTGTGAAAGTTTATGTTAAGAAAGAACAAAGCTTACAAATAGAGAAGGATATTATAAAAAAACCAGAGCAAGTTTTTGAAGTAGTTAAGAACTTTTTAGGTGAAGTTGATAGAGAGTATTTAATAGTTATAGTGCTTGATGTAAAAAATAAAATAAACTCAATTTCAGTTGCTTCAGTTGGTACACTTAATTCTTCAATAGTACATCCAAGAGAAGTGTTTAAAACTGCAATATTAGCAAATGGAGCAAGTATTATTTTGGCTCATAATCATCCTTCAGGTGATACATCACCAAGCAAAGATGATATAAACATAACTACAAGAATAAAAGAATGTGGAGTGTTAATGGGAATTGAACTTTTAGATCATGTCATTTTAGGTGATGAAAAATTTATTAGTTTAAAAAATGAAGGAATAATTTAA
- a CDS encoding PadR family transcriptional regulator encodes MDREILKGSLEIILLSLLKNKPMYGYEISKTIKNLTENELTIGEGTLYPALKRLEERQLIENYFVELETSKKKRKYYKITEKGLTELNLKLMDFSLITNLIKNC; translated from the coding sequence TTGGATAGAGAGATATTAAAAGGTTCATTAGAAATAATTTTGCTATCTTTATTAAAAAATAAGCCTATGTATGGATATGAAATTTCAAAAACCATAAAAAATCTGACAGAAAATGAATTAACAATAGGTGAAGGAACTTTATACCCAGCCTTAAAAAGATTAGAAGAACGACAGCTAATTGAAAATTATTTTGTTGAACTTGAAACATCAAAAAAGAAAAGAAAGTATTATAAAATTACTGAAAAAGGATTAACTGAACTTAACCTAAAGCTAATGGATTTTTCATTAATCACTAATTTAATTAAGAATTGCTAA
- the cpb2 gene encoding beta-2 toxin CPB2: protein MFSYFLIVGAISPMKASAKEIDAYRKVMENYLNAFKNYDINTIVNVSEDERVNSDEKYKEMLEEFKYDPNQQLKSFEILNSQKIDNKEIFNVKTEFMNGAIYDMKFTVSSKDGELIVSDMERTKIENEGKYILTPSFRTQVCTWDDELSQSIGGVDPKTYSTRFTYYADNILLNFRQYATSGSRDLKVEYSVVDHWLWGDDVKASQMVYGQNPDSARQIRLYIEKGQSFYKYRIRIQNFTPASIRVFGEGYCA, encoded by the coding sequence ATGTTTTCATATTTTCTTATTGTTGGAGCAATAAGTCCAATGAAAGCAAGTGCAAAGGAAATCGACGCTTATAGAAAGGTAATGGAGAATTATCTTAATGCTTTTAAAAACTACGATATTAATACGATTGTAAACGTATCAGAAGATGAAAGAGTGAATAGTGATGAAAAGTATAAAGAGATGTTAGAAGAGTTTAAATATGATCCTAACCAACAACTAAAATCTTTTGAAATACTTAATTCACAAAAGATTGATAATAAAGAAATATTTAATGTAAAAACTGAATTTATGAATGGTGCAATTTATGATATGAAATTTACTGTATCATCTAAAGATGGGGAATTAATAGTATCTGACATGGAAAGAACAAAAATTGAGAATGAGGGAAAATATATTTTAACACCATCATTTAGAACTCAAGTTTGTACATGGGATGATGAATTATCACAATCAATTGGGGGAGTTGATCCAAAAACATATTCTACTAGATTTACATATTATGCAGACAATATATTATTAAACTTTAGACAATATGCAACTTCAGGTTCAAGAGATTTAAAAGTAGAATATAGTGTTGTAGATCATTGGTTATGGGGAGATGATGTTAAAGCTTCTCAAATGGTGTATGGTCAAAACCCTGATTCTGCTAGACAAATAAGATTATATATAGAAAAAGGACAATCTTTCTATAAATATAGAATAAGAATACAAAACTTTACACCTGCATCAATTAGAGTATTTGGTGAAGGATATTGTGCATAG
- a CDS encoding recombinase family protein, translating into MLVGYARVSTEGQSLNRQIDMLVDYGLDKRNIYQEKISGTKLRRDQLDKMIEELQEGDTVIITDLTRISRSTKDLLNIIDRIKEKGASIKSLKDTWLDTSGDNPYNSFLLTVMSGLSQLERDLISQRTKEGLRSAKARGRNGGRPSKRNDKADTVGLLYREGYKIVDIVKQTELSRATVYRILKDLNLK; encoded by the coding sequence ATGTTAGTTGGATATGCAAGAGTTAGTACCGAAGGTCAAAGCTTAAATAGACAAATAGATATGTTAGTTGATTATGGTTTAGATAAGAGAAATATATATCAAGAAAAAATAAGTGGTACTAAGCTGAGAAGGGATCAGCTAGATAAGATGATTGAAGAGCTTCAGGAAGGAGATACAGTTATAATTACTGATTTGACCAGAATATCAAGAAGTACAAAGGATTTGTTAAATATTATAGATAGAATAAAGGAAAAAGGAGCTAGTATTAAAAGTCTGAAAGATACATGGTTAGACACATCAGGCGATAATCCATATAATAGCTTTTTATTAACTGTTATGAGTGGATTAAGTCAATTAGAAAGGGACTTAATAAGCCAAAGGACTAAAGAAGGGTTGAGAAGTGCTAAAGCTAGGGGGAGAAATGGAGGAAGACCTTCTAAGAGAAATGATAAAGCTGATACGGTAGGGTTATTATATAGGGAAGGTTATAAAATAGTTGATATAGTAAAACAAACAGAGTTAAGTAGAGCAACTGTATATAGAATTTTAAAAGACTTAAACTTAAAATAA